Proteins encoded together in one Staphylococcus aureus window:
- the secA2 gene encoding accessory Sec system translocase SecA2 codes for MKHKLDVTINELRLKSIRKIVKRINTWSDEVKSYSDDALKQKTIEFKERLASGVDTLDTLLPEAYAVAREASWRVLGMYPKEVQLIGAIVLHEGNIAEMQTGEGKTLTATMPLYLNALSGKGTYLITTNDYLAKRDFEEMQPLYEWLGLTASLGFVDIVDYEYQKGEKRNIYEHDIIYTTNGRLGFDYLIDNLADSAEGKFLPQLNYGIIDEVDSIILDAAQTPLVISGAPRLQSNLFHIVKEFVDTLIEDVHFKMKKTKKEIWLLNQGIEAAQSYFNVEDLYSEQAMVLVRNINLALRAQYLFESNVDYFVYNGDIVLIDRITGRMLPGTKLQAGLHQAIEAKEGMEVSTDKSVMATITFQNLFKLFESFSGMTATGKLGESEFFDLYSKIVVQVPTDKAIQRIDEPDKVFRSVDEKNIAMIHDIVELHETGRPVLLITRTAEAAEYFSKVLFQMDIPNNLLIAQNVAKEAQMIAEAGQIGSMTVATSMAGRGTDIKLGEGVEALGGLAVIIHEHMENSRVDRQLRGRSGRQGDPGSSCIYISLDDYLVKRWSDSNLAENNQLYSLDAQRLSQSNLFNRKVKQIVVKAQRISEEQGVKAREMANEFEKSISIQRDLVYEERNRVLEIDDAENQDFKALAKDVFEMFVNEEKVLTKSRVVEYIYQNLSFQFNKDVACVNFKDKQAVVTFLLEQFEKQLALNRKNMQSAYYYNIFVQKVFLKAIDSCWLEQVDYLQQLKASVNQRQNGQRNAIFEYHRVALDSFEVMTRNIKKRMVKNICQSMITFDKEGMPVIHFP; via the coding sequence ATGAAACATAAACTAGATGTTACGATAAACGAATTAAGACTAAAGTCGATTAGAAAAATAGTGAAACGCATCAATACATGGAGCGATGAAGTTAAATCATATTCTGATGATGCGTTAAAACAAAAGACAATAGAATTTAAAGAACGTTTAGCATCAGGAGTTGATACACTAGATACATTGTTACCTGAAGCTTATGCAGTGGCACGTGAAGCGAGCTGGAGAGTATTAGGTATGTATCCTAAAGAAGTTCAGTTAATCGGAGCGATTGTATTGCATGAAGGTAACATTGCGGAGATGCAAACAGGCGAAGGTAAAACATTAACGGCAACGATGCCTTTATATTTAAATGCTCTTTCGGGAAAAGGAACATATTTAATTACAACGAATGATTATTTAGCGAAGCGAGATTTTGAAGAGATGCAACCATTATATGAATGGTTAGGTTTAACTGCTTCATTAGGTTTTGTTGATATTGTGGATTATGAGTATCAAAAAGGGGAAAAACGTAATATATATGAACATGATATTATATATACAACTAATGGACGTCTCGGTTTTGATTATTTAATTGATAATTTGGCTGATAGTGCGGAAGGGAAATTTTTACCACAATTAAATTACGGTATTATTGATGAAGTGGATTCAATCATTTTAGATGCTGCTCAAACACCATTAGTTATTTCGGGTGCACCAAGATTACAATCAAATCTATTTCATATTGTGAAAGAGTTTGTAGATACATTGATTGAAGACGTGCATTTTAAAATGAAGAAGACCAAAAAAGAAATATGGCTGTTAAATCAAGGTATTGAAGCGGCACAATCATACTTTAATGTTGAAGATTTATATAGCGAACAAGCGATGGTCCTAGTGCGTAATATTAATTTAGCACTGCGCGCACAATATTTGTTTGAATCTAATGTCGATTACTTTGTATATAATGGTGATATTGTTTTAATTGACCGTATTACAGGTCGTATGTTACCGGGAACTAAGTTGCAAGCTGGACTTCACCAAGCTATTGAAGCGAAAGAAGGTATGGAGGTTTCAACAGATAAAAGTGTTATGGCAACAATTACCTTCCAGAATTTATTTAAACTTTTTGAATCATTTTCAGGTATGACAGCTACAGGAAAATTAGGCGAATCAGAGTTCTTTGATTTGTATTCAAAAATAGTCGTACAAGTACCAACTGATAAAGCGATTCAACGTATCGATGAACCAGATAAAGTGTTTCGTTCAGTTGATGAGAAAAACATCGCGATGATTCATGATATAGTTGAACTTCATGAAACGGGGCGACCGGTTTTACTCATAACGAGAACTGCTGAAGCGGCTGAATACTTTTCGAAAGTATTATTCCAAATGGATATTCCTAATAATTTACTCATTGCGCAAAATGTTGCAAAAGAAGCGCAGATGATAGCTGAAGCAGGGCAAATTGGTTCCATGACTGTTGCGACTAGTATGGCAGGTCGAGGCACAGATATTAAACTTGGTGAAGGTGTCGAAGCATTAGGTGGATTAGCTGTTATTATTCATGAACATATGGAAAATAGCCGTGTAGACAGGCAATTACGTGGTCGTTCTGGTAGACAAGGGGATCCGGGATCATCTTGTATATATATTTCACTAGATGATTATTTAGTTAAGCGATGGAGCGATAGTAATTTAGCGGAAAATAATCAATTATATTCATTAGATGCACAACGATTATCGCAAAGTAATTTGTTTAATCGCAAAGTTAAGCAAATTGTAGTTAAAGCGCAGCGTATCTCGGAAGAACAAGGGGTTAAAGCTCGTGAAATGGCTAATGAATTTGAAAAAAGCATTAGTATACAGCGAGATCTTGTATACGAGGAACGCAATCGAGTTTTAGAAATAGATGATGCTGAGAATCAAGATTTTAAAGCGTTAGCTAAAGATGTATTTGAAATGTTTGTAAATGAGGAAAAGGTGCTAACAAAATCGCGTGTTGTCGAGTATATTTATCAAAATTTAAGTTTCCAATTTAATAAAGATGTGGCTTGTGTTAATTTTAAAGATAAGCAAGCAGTAGTGACATTTTTATTAGAGCAATTTGAAAAGCAATTAGCTTTGAATCGTAAAAACATGCAAAGTGCATATTATTATAATATTTTCGTTCAAAAAGTCTTTTTGAAAGCAATTGATTCATGTTGGTTAGAACAAGTCGACTATTTACAACAATTAAAAGCAAGCGTTAATCAACGACAAAATGGGCAACGTAACGCTATTTTTGAATACCATAGAGTTGCCTTAGATTCATTTGAAGTTATGACACGAAATATCAAAAAAAGAATGGTGAAAAATATTTGTCAAAGCATGATTACATTTGATAAAGAGGGTATGCCAGTTATACATTTTCCATAA
- the asp1 gene encoding accessory Sec system protein Asp1 yields MKYFIPAWYDDQRWWQDTTVPYYQLQNKTEFDDMISLMGMHLENDLDYQLIVLNHAPNLRTFLHRYDLYETKYSSVFDEIQGFSHHAPQAINYHHLKWPDDVEFVYTPYLLKCVTSEQTYTNIYFSQEGYSIWFEEFERDQLQRRYIFDDRGYLSAIRYFDDQGEASYQEYLTINGDCVLHEDLKNGRVTVSKRYQHHYQQTEYNNMAQLIEEKFQAMIAQQIHEDDHVIVASDARHNRQIANHIPAKSLSYSFFKNRNETVSDEEYQSIVKNAHLIVDSVQLERDLISHQEKYQRENTMIRITPFETRQSPNISSQLMETFIGVWIDGMSDADLQQMMQRLVDYIAQEDYYRLILLSRHQNDIPMWLRECITSVNEEYQAKQNADVNVSALMTPEDQDDIIAVKTIHAEHDVVEALRTLRLVIDMSKEPDLYLQISAISAGIPQINGQQTDYVSDYDNGRIINTVDELDDALNYYLFYLKNWNYAYAYSLKLIDAYASKNIINQLDELIEGENDAT; encoded by the coding sequence ATGAAATACTTTATTCCAGCTTGGTACGATGACCAACGATGGTGGCAAGACACGACTGTGCCGTATTATCAACTACAAAATAAGACGGAATTTGACGATATGATTAGTTTAATGGGAATGCACCTTGAAAATGACTTAGATTATCAACTGATTGTTCTCAATCATGCACCAAATTTAAGAACATTTTTACATCGATATGACTTATATGAGACAAAGTATTCGTCTGTGTTTGATGAAATTCAAGGATTCAGTCACCATGCGCCACAAGCGATTAATTATCATCACTTAAAATGGCCGGATGATGTTGAGTTTGTGTACACACCGTATTTATTAAAATGTGTGACGAGTGAACAGACCTATACAAATATTTATTTTAGTCAAGAAGGGTATTCAATTTGGTTTGAAGAATTTGAAAGAGATCAGTTACAACGGCGTTATATTTTTGATGACAGAGGTTATTTATCAGCGATACGTTATTTTGATGATCAGGGAGAGGCTTCTTACCAAGAATATTTAACGATTAATGGAGATTGTGTACTTCATGAAGATTTGAAAAATGGCAGAGTCACTGTTTCAAAAAGATATCAACATCACTATCAACAAACAGAATATAACAATATGGCTCAACTAATTGAAGAAAAATTTCAAGCAATGATTGCACAACAAATACATGAAGATGATCATGTGATTGTGGCTTCAGATGCTAGGCACAATCGACAAATAGCCAATCATATTCCAGCGAAATCATTAAGTTATTCATTTTTTAAAAATAGAAATGAAACTGTGTCAGATGAGGAATATCAATCTATCGTAAAGAATGCCCATTTAATTGTTGATAGTGTGCAACTAGAACGTGATTTAATTAGTCATCAAGAGAAGTATCAGCGGGAGAATACAATGATTCGAATCACACCATTTGAAACGAGACAATCACCTAATATAAGTAGTCAATTGATGGAAACATTTATAGGTGTATGGATAGATGGTATGAGTGACGCTGATTTGCAACAAATGATGCAACGACTTGTGGATTATATCGCACAGGAAGATTATTACCGTTTAATTTTATTATCGCGCCATCAAAATGACATACCGATGTGGCTTCGTGAATGTATTACGTCGGTAAATGAGGAATACCAAGCTAAACAGAATGCGGATGTTAATGTTTCAGCATTAATGACACCTGAAGATCAAGATGACATCATTGCTGTTAAGACGATACATGCTGAACATGATGTTGTAGAAGCATTGCGGACGTTGCGACTTGTGATAGATATGTCAAAAGAACCTGACTTGTATTTACAAATTAGTGCAATTAGCGCTGGGATTCCACAAATTAATGGTCAACAAACAGATTACGTCTCTGATTATGACAATGGCCGTATTATAAATACAGTTGATGAATTAGATGATGCGTTAAATTATTATTTATTTTATTTGAAAAATTGGAATTATGCGTACGCCTATTCTTTAAAATTAATAGATGCATATGCTTCTAAGAATATTATTAATCAGCTCGATGAGTTAATAGAAGGTGAAAATGATGCCACGTAA
- the asp3 gene encoding accessory Sec system protein Asp3: protein MLKNKTFKVTWNYISQTTFMYGSKVSFSNGEVTFINPLMPSGLPIHEWLMLKQFSKYKSAPSLPILRRGQHYKLHFDFDATPAGSVYFIIIFYNKNGTKLSTEIVKSNSITIQYPDEAYAYKIKMMNAASTSLIFRCLTITEMTHQYDLEYKSMRVTKIGDDQYGNDMINVIIAEPSDTYPTISNDFLKLFGHVWLVERWMDDNIEGNIKQLKNDLQSQDTLKAINLISYGSKSNVFATYVAQHLGCKVYRTSHEDDDLKGWLTEHVPGNHELKDTNVEVYFKEEQDKHLNYMSRLMNPVRFLDYLDVSKLNGGEVNET, encoded by the coding sequence ATGCTGAAAAACAAAACATTTAAAGTTACTTGGAATTATATTTCACAAACTACATTTATGTATGGCTCTAAAGTATCATTTTCAAATGGTGAAGTGACTTTTATAAATCCTTTGATGCCCTCTGGATTACCGATTCATGAGTGGTTGATGTTAAAGCAATTTTCAAAATATAAAAGTGCGCCAAGTTTACCAATTTTGCGTAGAGGACAGCATTATAAATTGCATTTTGATTTTGATGCAACGCCTGCTGGTTCAGTGTATTTTATCATCATTTTTTATAATAAAAATGGCACAAAACTAAGTACTGAGATTGTAAAGTCAAATAGTATTACGATTCAATATCCTGATGAAGCCTATGCTTATAAAATAAAAATGATGAATGCAGCATCGACGAGTCTTATATTTAGATGTTTAACAATCACAGAGATGACGCATCAATATGATTTAGAGTATAAAAGCATGCGGGTGACGAAGATAGGCGATGACCAATATGGAAATGATATGATCAATGTCATTATTGCAGAACCATCTGACACCTATCCAACTATTTCGAATGATTTTTTGAAACTGTTTGGTCATGTTTGGCTCGTTGAACGTTGGATGGACGACAATATCGAGGGAAATATTAAGCAACTAAAGAATGATTTGCAAAGTCAAGATACCCTAAAGGCTATTAATTTGATTAGTTATGGGTCAAAGTCAAATGTTTTTGCAACTTATGTCGCTCAGCATTTGGGTTGCAAAGTGTATCGTACAAGCCATGAAGATGATGATTTAAAAGGATGGCTTACAGAACATGTCCCAGGAAATCATGAACTAAAAGATACAAATGTCGAGGTTTATTTTAAAGAAGAGCAAGACAAACATCTAAATTATATGTCACGTTTAATGAATCCAGTACGATTTTTAGATTACTTAGATGTATCGAAACTGAATGGTGGGGAAGTAAATGAAACATAA
- the asp2 gene encoding accessory Sec system protein Asp2, translating to MPRKFRVLQIGGDDLEPIFQHKKGVSWDYFDIGLFEFDSGYVEAIEAIVEAEGRFDFIYIQAPYSETLTNLLQMISEPYNTYVDESFWSVEYEQDENVQKYVVQPLHYRNIEERNNKLEAVSFSGQYGDKVSPKLALVHPNFKGDVVYQGNSELTLSGEFGKEFKPIASWQNNLVYDKDKVIQIWPEFDIDGAVELQYTFRLIQTGADGALIEQIVLTDDMLDSPLEIPAKPFDAYISVTVKARGNGTVHLGPIHKRWSRLDMGQFLLGGSRFVDSQRQEFIYYFHPGDMKPPLNVYFSGYRTAEGFEGYYMMKRMNAPFLLIGDPRVEGGSFYIGSSEYEQGIINVIDETLEKLNFKSHELILSGLSMGSFGALYYGAQLNPQAIIVGKPLVNIGTIAEHMRLLRPEEFGTALDVLVSNEGDTSQASIQALNQKFWQTFQKKSLSQTVFAIAYMQHDDYDPHAFQELLPVLTAHQARVMNRSIPGRHNDDSPTIASWFVNFYNIILEDKFGRVQHAEKQNI from the coding sequence ATGCCACGTAAATTTAGAGTTTTGCAAATTGGAGGAGACGATTTAGAACCTATTTTTCAACACAAAAAAGGTGTGAGTTGGGATTACTTCGATATTGGATTGTTTGAATTTGATAGTGGTTATGTAGAGGCTATTGAAGCGATTGTTGAAGCAGAAGGGCGCTTTGATTTTATCTATATTCAAGCACCATACTCGGAGACATTAACGAATTTATTACAAATGATAAGCGAACCATACAATACGTATGTTGATGAATCATTTTGGTCAGTTGAATATGAACAAGACGAAAATGTCCAAAAATACGTTGTTCAACCATTACATTACCGGAATATTGAAGAACGTAATAATAAATTAGAGGCAGTTAGCTTCTCAGGACAGTATGGAGATAAGGTTTCTCCTAAGTTAGCACTTGTGCATCCGAATTTTAAAGGAGATGTCGTTTACCAAGGTAATTCAGAGCTCACATTGAGTGGAGAATTTGGGAAAGAATTTAAACCTATCGCATCTTGGCAAAATAATCTCGTTTACGATAAAGATAAAGTCATTCAAATATGGCCAGAATTTGATATTGATGGTGCGGTCGAGTTGCAATATACATTTAGATTGATTCAGACTGGCGCTGATGGTGCATTAATTGAACAAATCGTATTGACTGATGATATGTTAGACAGTCCTTTAGAGATACCTGCGAAACCATTTGATGCTTATATAAGTGTAACTGTTAAGGCGCGTGGGAACGGGACGGTACATTTAGGACCTATACACAAACGATGGTCTAGATTAGACATGGGTCAATTTTTACTTGGTGGTAGTCGTTTCGTAGATAGTCAACGACAGGAATTTATTTATTATTTCCACCCTGGTGATATGAAACCGCCACTAAACGTATATTTTAGTGGTTATCGAACAGCGGAAGGTTTCGAAGGATATTATATGATGAAACGTATGAATGCACCGTTTTTACTTATCGGCGATCCTCGTGTTGAAGGTGGTAGTTTTTATATCGGTTCATCTGAATATGAACAAGGTATTATCAATGTTATTGACGAGACATTAGAAAAGCTGAATTTTAAATCACATGAATTAATATTATCTGGTTTATCTATGGGTTCATTTGGTGCCTTGTATTATGGTGCTCAGTTAAATCCTCAGGCAATTATTGTTGGTAAACCACTTGTTAATATTGGAACGATTGCTGAACATATGCGATTACTTAGACCAGAAGAGTTCGGTACAGCATTAGACGTCCTGGTGTCTAATGAAGGTGATACATCTCAAGCGTCGATACAGGCATTAAATCAAAAATTTTGGCAAACATTTCAAAAGAAATCATTGTCACAAACTGTTTTTGCCATAGCATATATGCAACATGATGATTATGATCCACATGCATTTCAAGAGCTATTACCTGTATTGACAGCACACCAAGCAAGAGTGATGAATCGCAGTATTCCTGGGCGACATAATGATGATTCACCTACCATTGCAAGTTGGTTTGTTAATTTTTACAACATTATTTTGGAAGACAAGTTTGGGAGAGTTCAACATGCTGAAAAACAAAACATTTAA